A genomic segment from Malaclemys terrapin pileata isolate rMalTer1 chromosome 1, rMalTer1.hap1, whole genome shotgun sequence encodes:
- the LOC128831801 gene encoding PAX-interacting protein 1-like, producing MFVTLDLEPVTPELTQDPQGTQETSAANVSPSQRLVNIRKRKRRTRDEMFTELQMSAQADRAQQNAWRQSMSEMRKAQYEREERWRAESREEQSKWRAEDDRWRQLADRRQEAMLRLLEHQTDMLEHMVELQERQQEQRPPLQPLCNQQPSSPSSIASSPRRPRTRWGGLRPPSHSTPDDRPSIRRLAFNKS from the exons atgtttgtgaccctggacctggaaccagtaacccccgaactcacccaagaccctcagggcacacaggagacctctg ctgcaaatgtttctccttcgcagaggctcgtgaacattagaaagagaaaacgtaggacgagggacgagatgttcacggagctgcagatgtccgcccaggctgatagagcacagcagaatgcgtggaggcagtcaatgtcggagatgagaaaagcccaatatgaacgagaggagaggtggcgggctgaatcgcgggaagaacagagcaagtggcgggctgaagacgataggtggcgtcagcttgcagacagacggcaagaggcaatgctccgtctgctggagcatcaaactgatatgctcgagcatatggttgagttgcaggaaaggcagcaggagcagagaccgccgctacagcccctgtgtaaccaacagccctcctccccaagttccatagcctcctcacccagacgcccaagaacacggtgggggggcctccgtccacccagtcactccaccccagatgatcgcccaagcatcagaaggctggccttcaataagagttaa